Below is a window of Phoenix dactylifera cultivar Barhee BC4 unplaced genomic scaffold, palm_55x_up_171113_PBpolish2nd_filt_p 000167F, whole genome shotgun sequence DNA.
aggtctcactagtatgatctcatcatagcctcaaaatcattgtcttaatctaagaggttcatcacaaatataatcaacagcatatgatgaaacacaatgccttcatttatattaaatgtcatgtacatgatttggaaaatcaaaagaaaattcttcacaatacatattgcgattggcttgtagggcatctactctttcagtatGGGCTTCCACTGATTgcatattttttgttttataaaatgggTTAGACGTATGGCTTATAATAGTACGAtggttaagcccaatatgatgtatgatcattttattttatgggctttggtgcaccttggatatataggattgagtcctatttattaTGGTAATTTTGGTATATAGGCCAGGAAACCCAATTAGGATTTTTGGAGCCTTTAATGGAAAAGCTCCCTTATGTTTCCTACGTAATGGCtaggtccccctctcctctccatatggtTGATAGCTTACCTTATTGACGCctatcttttgtgaggagcaaggaaggGAAGATCTAGTCGCTATTATTTCATGTGATTGAAAAATGTATTCTGAACTGAAACCGTAACTGCTaacaaagggaagaaggaaagaaagctcCTAGCTAGAGAGTGATGCCACCGCGTAACCTGTACGAACACAGCAAATTGACTCGCAGCTCCGAAAACAGGAAAGTGGAAACTCCAGAATATGTCTTCCACATGTATATCTTTTAAATTTGAATACACTATTGttgttgtgattctaaatcctagcatgttattatttataattaacaattggtatcagagttaTCATGCCAGGATTAGAATCCTTTATAcacaattattattttatctagATTTACGGATTGATTTTATGCATTGGTGATATATGGTGCATAAATCTTTATACAcaagatctttcatttcaaaattagcAGATAACATTTTTTTGTCTCATGAAGTAACCCCAAGTCACTGCTGGCAAgtaaaatatcatcaacatacaaaataagaaaaataaattttcttccACTGATCTTGAGATAAATGCATTGGTCCACTATATTTTTAACAAAACCAAGAGAAGTTACAACTTCATTAATTTAACactttaataattaatatgcatgagatcttaattcaaattatttagatttaaataataattaaatgggttactAACTTTTAGCCCTAGGGCCAAAACCCATTCCGGTCCAATAGGATGcaatgcaaataaaataatcagaTAAACATGGGCAGATTAAATAAAAAGCCAACTTGCAACTATGGACtatttagatttgaaaaacccTAAATTATTCCTCCCTATTTTCCTTCCTATTCCCATCGTCGTCattattccctttttttttgttttgggaggcAGCTCGTGGCTACCACCCATGGCCGCCACCCATGCCGGCCACTGCAAGTGGCCGACGATACTCGCTGGGCCGCCACCATGCCGGCAACTGCAAGTGGCCGACTACAACCTAATCCAACATCTAATTTATCCTTATCTGGCCCAATTCAATTGGCCTCAAACCCAGGCTGCACTCATTCAATGGTGACAAAGTCCAACATGAAATTGTTAAAAAAGAAGACCTTCTTTAACACCAAACATCCTCTTCCTACTACTTTATTTGCTGCTAAATCGTCTAAGCTATCATGCTATACGCAAGCATTTAAAGTTTCTGAATGGCATACTGCTAGTCACTAAAAAAACTGCTCTCCAACACACTGGTACATGGTTTCTTGTCCCATTTTAGTCCAATATGAATGTTGTAGGCTATAAGTGAGTATATCATCTCAAGCAGAATCCAGATAGTTCCATCAACAAGTACAAAGCGTGCCTTGTTGCAAAAGGCTCTCATTAACAATTAGGAGTAAATTTCATTGAAACTTTCAATCCTGTGGTAAAGCATAGCACTATTTGTATAATGTTAAATTTGGCCCTCACCTTCAATTGGCCTCTTCGCCAACTCGATGTTGACAATATACAATAGAATAAACAAATCATCATAGCGAAAATCGTGTTTTTCTCTTTAGAACCTATAACTCAGATGTTCTGTACGTCGATTGTCTAGGCATTGACTATACAATTTTGGCATGGAAAGTTGGTAGTTCAAACTCGGGGGGCCAACGACGTTCCAAGCTTAATCACAACAAACTCAACTAGTTGCCCTCCTCTCAAATTCAAGGCTGCGGACCACCATAGACGTGGTCTCAAAGGGATCCAACTCCATTCTGAAACTTCTCACCAGCGACATGTACAGATTCCTTAATGATGATAGAGTTAGATCACCTCTCTTTGTTTCTCTGTGAAAAGCCAATGACATCTAAGAAAGCTAAGATCTTCCTCAAGGATAGACCCATTCATGCCGTATCAAATTATTGTACACAACTATTTCAAAACTGGCTACCTCCGAACCTATCTATTGtaccttttttttgttgttaacCTTTTGAAAAGCTTAAACCGTTAATCTGCAATGTATTAATGAGTTATGTTCTTGATAAAATTTGGACACAGACAAAAGCAAAATGATACAGTTGCACACATCCGTTCATTGCTCATCCCTCAAGActctttagtgcaagtggaggCATAGTGATATCACATTGAGATTATTAGCAAGCAGCAATAAGTTATTAACAACTATAATTCAAATGGGTTGGGTCTGAATTCAGTAAATCCAAACTCGACTCGAAAAATAGAACGAGTCCAATATTAGAACCCGACCTAGCCCTACGGGTCCTccaaaatgggtcgggtcaagcgggttgggtcgggtcgggtcacgggtcaacCCTACCAATTTGTAACCTTATTCTACCTACTGCCTTGTTGCTGGACATCCGACAGCAACTGCTGTCAACCTGAAGGCCTCCTCTCCTCCCCTGTTCGTCGGTGGGGTGGCTCATtatgaaaaaatataaaatatataaatacatctacctcatcctataaGCTTAAGTTTTGGGACAAGTGATGATTTAAcatagtatcagagcagaggtcctGAGTTCGAACCCTGTCTCTGTACTCTTTAAccctattattaaaaatttcatatattgagCTTACCCATTAAAAGGAAGTCTAGCCCACATGTGAGAAAAagtgtaaaaaaatataaaatatataaattaatttacctcatcctataagcttaagcttttgggacaagTGGTAATTTTTACACTCATGCCTCCTCCGATTCCTTCAAAGAAAAGATAGGAGCGtataacaagaagaaaaaaaagaaaagataagagcgtaacaagaagaaaaaaagaaaaggaaaaaaggaaaaaagtgaaaaaagaggagagagaaaattgaaaaaaaaaattaaaagggggaGATATAGAGAGATCCCATCTTTGGTTCAAACTTTTTCTCTCTACCTAACTTGTAGATCATATTTAAGGATTCTAGACCAATGTTGCAGCCAGGGCCAGCCTAACTCTTAGGCAACTGAGGCGGTCGTTTAAGGTTCCAGCCCAAAGAAGGCCCACCGCAGCAAAGGCCTTAAagacaaaacaaaaaagaaaaaaagccccCCTTAGTAAGTTTGTCTTAAGCTGGCCTACTGCAGAAAAGGCCTCAAAGataaaacagaaagaaaaaaggcccttcttagtgagttcgccttatGTCCCAAATGCACTGAGCCGCTCCTGGTTGCAGTGACCGCTTGGATCATTTTTTCCTACCTCTTTACTCGATTTGGACTTAAAGTCTGCTCAAGTCCATTTCGGTATTCTTAGAGCTTCTTAATTTATATTTAGATTTTTAAATAGTTGAATGTCAATTAATGTATCTTTTTAAATAGTTTTAATAGGTACAACTAATTTGCTCATCTAAACCTAGTGATCTTTGGACGAACAGAGGTAAGTGAACCTGGCATAGACCTtgctaatttttaaaaaattgatcCATTTAATTTATCTAgagtataaaaatataaattatagtGATGTGATTGGCTTTgcattcttttaaaaaaagttttatGATTATGAATAATTCATATTTTAGCATTATGCTTTGTTGTGAATGATTTATATATGAATTATGTTCtctaaaattatgaaaaaaggaagaaaaaaaatgcatgcTATTATGAAATGATATATAAGGCATGATTGTGCATTTTAAACTTTTATGATTCCATTTAGCAAGTTTTCAACCTAATTATACatgtatgttttattaaaaatataaaatattttatgagcTCCCAGATAGCTATGATCGCCCCTAAAAATAGGGGCCAATTGAcacaagggagctagcatccaacaAAAATGACCCTCCATCAACTGGTTAAAGCTGGTAACAATTATAAAGTATAATTCTTTGTCGATTAAGAAAATAGTCCTATCATGAGTTATAGTGATCGTAGTAAGACAAATCTGTGAGCATTgtttttataaataatatagATAATTAGCAAATATCTAAcgattataaatattttaattgccCTCAAATTTAGCTTTAGAAACTTGCATAATTTTTTCATACATGATTGGATTGCTACGATATGATTTGTTATTatgtttatgaaatattttattttaccatAAATAAAATACTTTCTAAATGGTGCATtaaatcatgtaaaaatttatgcTAGATCTAGTAAGGTGGTGCATGGTACTTACGGAGCTGCAAAGCTTATTTGTCtcttcatatttatattttaagataACTAAGGTTGCTAGGAGTAGGGAAGAATAAATGAAATGAAGAATGAGGGAATAAGCTCCAAGTACAGTAGCAAGCtattaaaaaattttcttcATGACTATAAAATTTGGATCATGTATCTTTGAGTATTCAAATGTTGGATTTGGATGCTCTGcttctatttatttaataaataaaaatctttagaTCACTTTTattatttcataaatttttatatatttttttattatgagCTTCATGTTATTGTGGGCAATACACTACTGCAGTATGACCATGTCATGCTCTGGATTTGGGATGTCCCAATAAGAATCTTAAGGGAGTGTAACTACAAGGGCACCTGCAATTCATAAGATTTATCTCAAGGTTTATACCTGCTTTTTTTACAAAAGCAAATCCCAAACAAAAGATAGTTATTATTTAAACGCTCTTTACCTGATGTATGGGACGGCCTTTGAAATTTATCTGGGGAAGGGTGTATACCGTTGGTGCGAAGGGCAAGGGGAAGCATGCTTGTTGGTAGACACTTGGAGGCATGCTTACTCTTTTGAGGCCAAGGACACGCCGCTCCAACCCAAACCCCCCACGGAAAAAGACCCTTTCTTCCAATAATCTATATTTAATCccttaaattaagtttaaaataaaaaagtataAGTGccaagagataaaaaaaaaaaatactaaaaccGAAACTATTCAATTTTGACTCACAGCatatacttatatatatatagtggaaAGCCCAGTGTTATATATGacaactgatttttttttttcactataAAACTATGTATGAGAAATGTCATCTCcaattaaagtttttttttttcaaagaaaaaaagaaatgatggGATCACGACCACTCAACTTGTAAATCTTGAACCTTTCGCATGTGGGAAAAAGGTGTCAACCAGAGGTTCACCTCTAATTAAAGGAAGTGATGATAGGCGTGGAAACCCAAAATGCTCCAAATTTGCAGAACTAACATGTTAAAAGATATAAAGAAAATATAAGAGTCAAGAGATAAATGAATCACTCAAAAGAGAGATTAAGTACTATCTACATCCTTAAATATCTATTATGACATTAGAGAATAAAGACATTTTCTTATCAACTTTTAGTTTTTTAATTTCATTTTATAATGTTTTCTTTGCTTCTTAAATTATGCGCTTCGGTGTTCATgtgttttcattcatgtttcaaAATATCTTTTCTGATCACTTTGTTGCCCCTCGGTTGAATCCTGATAAATGTGTGACGCAAGGATATAAGATATAAAGGATACATGTAGGTCATACATAGCAAGGCAATTTAATGTGCCTCGAAGGATCTGATCGCAGTATATGGTCGCACTATGATTGAAAGTAGAAATGAGAATGACCTATCCAGGATCTCAGATGATAAACACCATGTGCTATCAGTGTGACTGGTTAATGTTAGCTATAGATCTGCCAGTTGATAAGAAATAGCAATGGCTGAAGCCATATATTGCATGATCGGCTTTTAGGTGCCTTCCAAACGTATAGCAACATGATGCATGAGTTCATATAATTTCGCCCTCCCTAGCTGTCTTTCATGCATGTATTGGCCTGATTCGGACATAGACAAAACTTCTGTAGATGACTCCCACGCATCAATAAACGTCTGACAGTACAAGCCACggtttcattttttatttcaaaacttCATGCCACTTTTCCTCGGAATATAAATTAACGGTTGTTATCACCATGGCAACCTTACGTGCAAGCACTccatgtaaatttttttttttttttgtgtcagGGAAGCACCATGCCGGATTTTACCAACTAACACAACTAAACCACTACATGTTGCTTGCATGAACGAAACTTTAGTGGGAATCATTAAAACATGGCCCCCAAGCTTGGTCACAGTAGCTTTCCTAAATTTCTTAGACCTTATAACAACGTCGTATTAGCAGCACATATTGTGCCGCCTCCGGTCAAGAATTTGGAGGTGTACGCAGTGTAGGTTTAACCAATGATGTTCAACCGTCTCGCATCACCCCAGGACAAGACGTTCAAAAAGAAATGTAAACGAGCAACCTAATCCAACTTGGTTTTGTTTAAAATACATAGTTTTTTTTGGACAAGGCATGCCAAGGAGTATATTTCAGCACATTTTTTTAAGCTGACAAGACCTATATAGACAGAGGGAAGTTGTTTTCCAGAAGGCGTCTCTCGTTAGTTTTTGCGTTTCTTGGAAACAAGGGAGATGGAGATGGGTGGTGAGGGGAGAGAGATCAGAAGAGATGGTGCACAAGGAAGAGGGAGTAGAAGAGTTGCTGCTGCTGTAGTAACAGAGGAGATGCCCACAGCCACGGCAGCGACACTGGTTGGTGGGGACAACGGTGATACCAAGGAACAGGTTTCTCTAGGGCTTTCCcacccctcttcctttcttcactCCCCACACCCTCACAAACAtttcctttgtttttcttttctttgctttcttttgaaaaaaaataataattaagttACAGTACCGGCCTAATATCTCTAGTTCTAGCGATTATATAGATTAAAATACCCAGGAGAATCAGATTAAATTCAAATCATCTTGAAATTTCATTGAATCACTTGAGTTGGTCCATTCTTTTACTGCAATGATTTCTGTTATATGACTGTCATTACCATGACAACTTGCCAATGCCCAAAATGTTTTCCAGTGAGACACCTGGCTCTCTATGCACATTTGAGCAAAAACACTTGGCTCCGTATACCTACTATGCTTCAATCTATACAAGCATCTTCTTTTCTCTGTCAAATAACCATTTTGTGACAGGGCCCTGGATGGAAAAAGTTTATAGCACATGTTGGACCCGGATTTCTTGTGTCCCTGGCTTATCTTGATCCTGGGAATTgtatgtctctctctctctctctctctctctcactcactctcATATTCATTCAAGTCTATGAATCTAATGCTGGATTTATGGGACAGTGGAAACCGACTTGCAAGCTGGAGCTAATCACAGATACGAGGTCAGCTTTAAGAACAGAGAATGACAGCCATGGTCCAGAGTCGCCAATTTATAGGACCTCTATTCTAGtcttttttcattatttcttcagtTAGCTGTTTACTTTCTATCTCAAACTTAAACTGATATTATCTCACCAATTCTGGAAAACTCACGACAACAGCTCCTCTGGGTCATCTTAATTGGACTGGTTTTCGCGCTAATTATACAGTCCTTAGCAGCAAATCTTGGAGTAACAACAGGTATGGCATCTGCAATAATGCATGCTAATCTATAAGCTTCAGGCTAGTAGAAACTCTGTATTGCAATCAGATTAAGTGTATATTTCGATATCGATCATTAAATTTAAAACAGGGAAGCACCTTGCCGAGTTGTGTAAAGCTGAGTATCCGAAGTACGTCAAGCTCTGCTTGTGGTTGCTTGCAGAGGTGGCAGTCATTGCAGCGGACATCCCTGAAGGTTggtttgaagctcaaatttttaTGGGATTTTCTTTCCTTAATCAATTTGGCTCATTGGGAATCTATATCTGTTTCTTTGGTTTGATGCAGTGATCGGAACAGCCTTTGCACTCAATATATTGTTCCACATCCCTGTATGGACGGGAGTGCTTATCACAGGATTGAGCACTCTTGTACTTCTCGGACTACAGAGATATGGGGTAATTAACTAAGATCAGACCTTTATTTATTGTTAAAAACGGGGTAAGGATTGGGTGATTGCTCCCACTAATGGAAATGCTGATGAGCTGGTTACCACATTATTGCATAGTGATTTCTACCAGCTTTTCTAGTTTCAGATAGTGTACATGAGCAGCAGCATGGTACTGCCACACTTCGACAATTCACTCAATTGCCTATTGTGATGCATGATGTATACCATCCTTAACTAGCTGAAACTCTTGCAATTGACATCTTTAACGAAAATCTTTTATCATAGCAATGCACCCATTCGAACAAGATTGCGATGCTAAAAGACATGGATTCATCTGAAACTTAGCCAAGGACAAACCATAGAATTGCAGTCAAATAGTAATTAAGAAATCGATTTgcctatgatataatataatgaaCAAGCTGCTAAACTAAATGCTTGTGCAGGTTCGGAAACTTGAGTTTCTGATATCTATGTTGGTGTTCGTCATGGCGGCCTGCTACTTTGGAGAAATGGGCTATGTGAAACCCCCTGCATCTGAGGTGTTAAAGGGATTATTTGTGCCCAGGCTCAACGGCAGTGGAGCCACTGCAGATGCCATTGCTCTCTTGGGTGCCCTTGTCATGCCGTAAGcaactcatcttaaattattacatTTTCGTGGTTGTTAAGTCACTCTGTTGGCCACTTCAAATTTGTTTACATTGGTTGTAGGCATAATTTATTTTTGCACTCAGCTCTTGTACTCTCAAGGAAGACACCGCCGTCCTCTAAAGGAATCAATGTAAGATCCATCTTGGCCAAATTAAAACAATTACACTGTCATTCCCTATCAATGATCCCAAAATTCTTGGACAATATTTCTTCCcccacaaaaaaataaaaatcaatgtCTCATAGCTTTTACTTTATGTTTGTGTTGATGGATATGAAAGTAGAATACTTCTTATTTGTTATATTATTCAAACTTGACACAACAAGACTTGTTgcttattctttgttcctatattTTTGTGACTCTATTTCTTGGCATCACACAAGCAATTGTGTGTAATAAATTGAACAAGGATTGCCATCCATGTTTGATGTATATGACTGCTCTGTGTAACAAAATACCATTCTCCAGGCTGCTAAGTTAATTAATTCCCATGTCAATTGCTTGTATGGTGACATTTTTGTATTAGAATGCCTGTCGTTACTTCCTGTTGGAGAGCGCATTCGCATTGCTCGTTGCGTTGCTTATCAACATTGCAGTCGTGTCTGTCTCCGGCGCCGTGTGTTCTGCGGATAACCTATCACAAGAGAATTCGGACAGATGCAGCGATCTCACCCTCAACTCAGCATCTTTTttgctcaaggtctaccctcATGCTTCAAACTCATCCAGGATACAGCAAGCTCATTGTCTCTTCTCAGAAATTATAGAGAGAATATTCAAGAAATAAGgccattttcttaaaaaatacaaaatgcttaatttcttttttttttttttgataatacaACTATacaaagtctttaattattatatCATATAACCTGAATTCAAATCCTGCCTTTATCAGAATTTGAAAGGTTAGGGGTGATTAGAAGAGCTATCTATCCCAAATATAGAGATATAAATAATAAGCTAAcaccaaaataatttttttatgtttgcgaaaaaaataatttttttatgaattttcatgtttattaatattttctaagCTCATTTTCCCCAAAAGAACACATTTTCAAAGAGTTCGCAGGGTTAAATATCATTAGAAGGGCGTTGTGTACCCCAATAatagaaatatatataaatagtaAGCTAATATCAAAAGCTAATTTTACTTTAAGACTTAGTACTatacttttatatttattaatattttcagAGCACATTTTCTCCCTAAAAATTCGAAGATATATGATAAAAGTAATATAAATCTGGACCATATACtgtttattactttttatctcATAAACAAGCAACAATAACAAGATCTTGTGAATGAGAAGTTTTTGAAAAATTTGTATTCTATATGAGATTGAAAATTGATTCATTGCATGTCCTCATAGAATGTCTTGGGAAAATCAAGCTCCATAGTATATGCGATCGCATTGCTAGCTTCTGGACAAAGCTCCACCATTACTGGTACCTATGCTGGCCAATACATCATGCAGGTAAAAGTCTAAATCTTATTGAAATCTTTTCCTCCTATTTGCATGAACTGTCAGTCTTCtatgtaatttttttaattttttttcgaaTGTTGCTTTTGAGACCCTTAATTAATTCCATCAATCGTGTACTTATCAGGAAAAAGGGACACAtaggatttcttttcttttttttgaaggaaCCATCTTAGTTACTAACTTGTAATCAAAATCTCTTCTTGATCTATTGGTAAATCTTGCAGGGATTCTTGGACATCAAGATGAGGAAATGGTTGAGAAACCTCATGACACGGTGCATCGCTATCACTCCCAGTCTTATTGTCTCTATCATTGGTGGCTCTTCTGGAGCTGGACGGCTCATCATCATAGCATCGGTAACATCcattaatcattttaattaaaCCCCTCTCAAGAGGGAGTTATTCTTTATAGTCATCTTTTATCTTTCCGAAAAGAGTACTCATTATTATTTTAAAGATGATCTCTCCAACTAATTATTTCAATTGTACAGATGATTCTCTCTTTTGAGCTGCCATTTGCTCTAATCCCTCTTCTCAAATTCAGCAGCAGCCGCACAAAGATGGGACCTCACAAGAACTCGATCTTTGTGAGTTTTATCAGCTTAATCAATTTTTCTCGTGACATTATTAATACCATTCATCCGGCCAACAATTCAAGCCTATCTACTACATCAATAGTATACTCATAATTTAGGTGCATGCCGTTATTTAAGTCCGGCCACATACGcaacaaaaatttagaaatgttGGCTTACCAACTCCTATATATTTTGTCAACCACCAGCTATATAACAGGAAGGATTTGCATCCAAAATGATCTGAACTCTATCTTCTGGATAcgtatatacatgtatacatagatacatatgtatatgcatatgaaGCAAGAAgaatatatatttgaatatatttgtatatgtgtgtatatgcaCAGATTaatccatatgtatgtatgtatgtatgataCCCGATCCTTGTCGGGTAAAAATTTAATTGTAAAACATTATGAGAATTCCAATAGTAAATAAACAAAGGTGGTGTGTAAGAAGGTTTTTCTCTTTATGTGCACCTTTGGTATGATTGTTTCAGGATGTCAGCCTCTTTGAGCTGCCATTGTTGTGTAAAATCCCAAAATTGTCTTTCACATACAAACGCCATCCACATCTTTATGCTAACTTGAGTTATATTTATATTCCTTAATGCAGATCATCATCGTCTCATGGATCCTCGGTTTAGGT
It encodes the following:
- the LOC103713926 gene encoding metal transporter Nramp5-like, translating into MEMGGEGREIRRDGAQGRGSRRVAAAVVTEEMPTATAATLVGGDNGDTKEQGPGWKKFIAHVGPGFLVSLAYLDPGNLETDLQAGANHRYELLWVILIGLVFALIIQSLAANLGVTTGKHLAELCKAEYPKYVKLCLWLLAEVAVIAADIPEVIGTAFALNILFHIPVWTGVLITGLSTLVLLGLQRYGVRKLEFLISMLVFVMAACYFGEMGYVKPPASEVLKGLFVPRLNGSGATADAIALLGALVMPHNLFLHSALVLSRKTPPSSKGINNACRYFLLESAFALLVALLINIAVVSVSGAVCSADNLSQENSDRCSDLTLNSASFLLKNVLGKSSSIVYAIALLASGQSSTITGTYAGQYIMQGFLDIKMRKWLRNLMTRCIAITPSLIVSIIGGSSGAGRLIIIASMILSFELPFALIPLLKFSSSRTKMGPHKNSIFIIIVSWILGLGIIGINIYFLSTQFVEWLIHSSLPKVANVFIGIIVFPLMAIYILAVTYLTFRKDTAVTFVDTPDSQQIEMEKGMHCAEGNRGNGAVPYREDLSDIPLPN